In one Saccharibacillus brassicae genomic region, the following are encoded:
- a CDS encoding nitroreductase family protein translates to MAKEFFEALESRRSIYAIGKDVTVSDQKIQEIVEEAVKYTPTSFNSQTSRAVVLFGEQHDRLWDITLGELKKVAVSDEAFAGTTDKINSFKNGYGTILFFEDQDIVKNLQNQFALYADNFPIWSDQSSGMLQLVIWTALSNEGIGATLQHYNPLIDAGVQEAWNLPASWLLRAQMPFGNPLAPAGEKTFQPVEERVKVFK, encoded by the coding sequence TTGGCAAAAGAATTTTTCGAGGCTTTGGAATCCAGACGCTCCATCTACGCGATTGGCAAAGACGTCACCGTCAGCGACCAGAAGATTCAGGAAATCGTGGAGGAAGCGGTGAAATATACGCCGACTTCGTTCAATTCCCAAACTTCCCGCGCGGTCGTCCTGTTCGGCGAACAGCATGACCGACTGTGGGACATCACGCTCGGCGAATTGAAAAAGGTAGCCGTATCCGACGAAGCTTTTGCGGGCACGACCGACAAAATCAATTCGTTCAAAAACGGCTACGGCACGATCTTGTTCTTCGAAGATCAGGACATCGTGAAGAACCTGCAGAACCAGTTCGCGCTGTACGCGGACAACTTCCCGATCTGGTCCGACCAGTCTTCGGGCATGCTGCAGCTCGTGATCTGGACGGCGCTGAGCAACGAAGGCATCGGCGCGACGCTTCAGCATTACAACCCGCTGATCGACGCCGGTGTTCAGGAAGCCTGGAACCTGCCTGCGAGCTGGCTGCTGCGGGCGCAAATGCCTTTCGGCAATCCGCTGGCTCCGGCCGGGGAGAAGACATTCCAGCCGGTCGAAGAGCGCGTGAAAGTGTTCAAATAA
- the pepF gene encoding oligoendopeptidase F: MSHQVWMRSEVPEESTWNLEHLFLSEDDWNEELERTARSAEDVTRFRGRLGEGAAVLLECLTAHEAVMERAHKVGAYAHLRQTEDGTDADNQARSAKSGDTLTKLSSEFTFIDSELLALEDGTIERYLAEEPGLADFERRLKLLLAQKPHRLSPETEKVLASLSEVHGAPYRTYLRGKLADMTFAGVEVDGTRYPVSFASYETDYEMHPNTELRRSSFASFSRGLHAYRNTFAEAYAAEVKRQVVMSRLRNYDSVTQMLLEPQQVTEEMYEAILDTIQTELAPHMRKYAELKKKVLGLDTMYYCDLKAPLDPDYSPSITYEEACKTVQDALGVLGDEYGEIVEAAFTQRWVDHASNVGKSTGAFCASIYGSHSYILMSWADNMRGAFTLAHEVGHAGHLMLGARYQRMVNSRPSLYFIEAPSTMNELLLAEHLRAQSEDKRLRRWVIMQLLNTYYHNFVTHLLEGELQRRVYARAMNDQAITAKVLSELKGDVLSSFWGETLELTEDAKLTWMRQPHYYMGLYPYTYSAGLTLSTAMMQIIREEGQPAVDRWLDTLKAGGSKTPLELARMAGVDMSDSRTIRSAVDYVGSLVSELCELFDEESDL, encoded by the coding sequence ATGAGTCATCAAGTATGGATGCGTTCGGAGGTTCCGGAGGAATCGACGTGGAATTTGGAGCATTTGTTTCTGAGCGAGGACGATTGGAACGAGGAACTTGAGCGGACCGCGCGGAGCGCGGAAGACGTCACCCGGTTCCGCGGACGCCTCGGCGAAGGCGCCGCGGTGCTGCTGGAGTGTCTGACGGCGCACGAGGCCGTTATGGAAAGAGCCCACAAAGTCGGGGCTTACGCGCATCTGCGCCAGACCGAAGACGGCACCGACGCGGACAATCAGGCCCGCTCGGCCAAGTCCGGCGATACGCTGACGAAGCTGTCGTCCGAATTCACGTTTATCGATTCCGAGCTGCTGGCGCTCGAAGACGGCACGATCGAGCGCTATTTGGCGGAAGAACCCGGACTTGCCGATTTCGAACGCCGGCTGAAGCTGCTGCTGGCGCAAAAGCCGCACCGTCTGTCGCCCGAGACGGAGAAAGTGCTGGCTTCGCTGTCCGAAGTGCACGGCGCGCCGTACCGGACTTACCTGCGCGGCAAGCTTGCCGATATGACGTTCGCGGGCGTCGAGGTGGACGGCACCCGGTATCCGGTGTCTTTTGCCTCGTACGAAACCGATTACGAAATGCACCCGAATACGGAGCTGCGCCGCAGTTCGTTCGCTTCGTTCAGCCGCGGGCTGCACGCGTACCGCAATACGTTCGCGGAAGCGTACGCCGCCGAAGTGAAGCGTCAGGTCGTCATGTCCCGTCTGCGGAACTACGACTCGGTCACGCAGATGCTGCTTGAACCGCAGCAGGTCACGGAAGAGATGTACGAAGCGATTCTCGATACGATCCAGACGGAGCTTGCGCCGCATATGCGCAAATACGCCGAGCTCAAGAAAAAGGTGCTCGGGCTGGACACGATGTATTATTGCGACCTCAAAGCGCCGCTCGACCCGGACTACAGTCCGTCGATCACGTACGAAGAAGCGTGCAAAACGGTACAGGACGCGCTGGGCGTACTCGGCGACGAATACGGCGAGATCGTCGAAGCGGCGTTCACGCAGCGCTGGGTCGATCATGCGTCGAACGTCGGCAAATCGACCGGAGCGTTCTGTGCGTCGATCTACGGCTCGCATTCCTACATTCTGATGTCGTGGGCCGACAATATGCGCGGCGCGTTCACGCTGGCGCACGAAGTCGGCCATGCCGGCCATCTCATGCTGGGCGCCCGCTACCAGCGGATGGTCAACTCGCGTCCGTCGCTCTATTTCATCGAAGCGCCGTCGACGATGAACGAGCTGCTGCTCGCGGAGCATCTGCGCGCGCAGTCGGAAGACAAGCGGCTGCGCCGCTGGGTCATCATGCAGCTGCTCAATACGTATTACCATAACTTCGTCACCCATCTGCTGGAAGGCGAGCTCCAGCGCCGGGTGTATGCCCGTGCCATGAACGACCAGGCGATCACGGCCAAAGTGCTGAGCGAGCTCAAAGGCGACGTGCTGTCTTCGTTCTGGGGAGAAACGCTGGAGTTGACCGAAGACGCGAAGCTGACGTGGATGAGACAGCCCCATTACTATATGGGCCTGTATCCGTACACGTATTCGGCGGGGCTGACGCTGTCCACGGCGATGATGCAGATCATCCGCGAAGAAGGACAGCCGGCGGTCGACCGCTGGCTGGACACGCTCAAAGCCGGCGGTTCGAAAACGCCGCTTGAGCTGGCCCGGATGGCGGGCGTCGACATGTCCGATAGCCGCACGATCCGCAGCGCGGTCGACTACGTCGGCTCGCTCGTGAGCGAATTGTGCGAACTGTTCGACGAAGAATCGGACCTGTAA
- a CDS encoding MFS transporter, with protein MGNVKTLSKPKRRSLLVSVGMSWLFDAMDVALISFVAAALALEWSLGPQQLGVLTAINSVGMAIGAACAGILADRFGRKSVLLWTLLIFSLASGLSAVATGFVMLCILRFISGFGLGGELPVASTLVSESVPANERGRTVVLLESFWAGGWILAALIAYFIIPNFESGWRIAFALGALPALYALYLRRKIDDSPRFLAQKNKVEKISLKQRFAQVWAPGYRKTSLMLWILWFTVVFSYYGMFLWLPQVMVYKDYSLTKSFEYVLIMTLAQLPGYFTAAYFIEKFGRKFVLVVYLVLTAASAIWFGMADTTATLLAAGICLSFFNLGAWGGLYAYTPEHYPTSIRTTGAGLAASFGRIGGIIAPFLVGWLISQGVEISVIFGMFCGMILIGAAAVAFLGKETKGTELAE; from the coding sequence ATGGGAAATGTTAAAACACTCAGCAAGCCGAAACGGAGAAGTCTGCTCGTAAGCGTGGGGATGAGCTGGTTGTTCGATGCGATGGACGTGGCGTTGATCTCGTTCGTCGCCGCGGCGCTTGCGCTCGAATGGTCGCTCGGCCCGCAGCAGTTGGGCGTGCTGACCGCGATCAACTCGGTCGGGATGGCGATAGGCGCCGCCTGTGCCGGCATTCTCGCGGACCGTTTCGGAAGAAAGTCGGTCCTGCTCTGGACGCTGTTGATTTTCTCGCTGGCGAGCGGATTGTCCGCCGTCGCGACCGGCTTCGTCATGCTGTGTATTCTGCGGTTTATTTCCGGGTTCGGCCTGGGCGGGGAACTGCCGGTCGCCTCGACGCTCGTATCGGAATCGGTCCCGGCGAACGAACGCGGACGGACCGTCGTCCTGCTGGAAAGTTTCTGGGCAGGAGGCTGGATTCTCGCCGCGCTGATCGCCTACTTCATCATTCCGAACTTTGAATCCGGATGGCGTATCGCTTTCGCGCTTGGCGCGCTGCCGGCTCTGTATGCGCTCTACCTGCGCCGCAAAATCGACGATTCGCCAAGATTTCTCGCGCAAAAAAACAAGGTCGAGAAAATCAGCCTCAAACAGCGCTTCGCTCAGGTATGGGCGCCGGGATATCGCAAAACGTCGCTCATGCTCTGGATTCTCTGGTTCACGGTCGTCTTTTCCTACTACGGTATGTTTTTGTGGCTGCCGCAGGTCATGGTATACAAAGACTACAGCCTGACCAAAAGTTTCGAGTACGTGCTGATCATGACGCTCGCGCAGCTGCCGGGCTACTTCACCGCCGCTTACTTCATCGAGAAGTTCGGCCGCAAATTCGTGCTGGTCGTCTATCTCGTGCTGACGGCGGCGAGCGCAATCTGGTTCGGCATGGCCGACACGACCGCGACGCTGCTGGCGGCGGGCATCTGCCTTTCCTTTTTCAACCTCGGCGCGTGGGGCGGCCTGTACGCGTACACGCCCGAACATTATCCGACGAGCATTCGCACGACGGGGGCGGGACTTGCCGCTTCGTTCGGCCGGATCGGCGGCATTATCGCTCCGTTCCTCGTCGGCTGGCTGATCTCGCAGGGCGTCGAGATCTCCGTGATCTTCGGCATGTTCTGCGGCATGATCCTGATCGGTGCGGCCGCCGTAGCTTTTCTGGGCAAAGAAACCAAAGGCACGGAATTGGCGGAATAA
- a CDS encoding tetratricopeptide repeat protein: protein MNIWATLGIEPTTEIKRIKRAYARKLKECHPEENPDGFQQLRQSYEAALEEAKLLAEPDAKPDLSERERERLRSPEPSAAQPGPESPVTLFMLRCKSTYADIAKRIEPDIWQELLDDELFWPIETRERIGQELFGFLLGHPFLPKQVLHLLDGHFEWTLSERRLQDQYGQAEVSLLLERFNTFWELRYDRLETDEPYDYDAFLRFREQAHYALVLNDLELAEKALKGAAQLNNREPDCLRLIALFYLRQDQAESALQVLDQWLKEEPHEPEVRLMRGDARLRRQEWAEALAEYEALLELLPGSIHALSGIAACREALGQSWEAKKAYEELCARYPEDLDAQIRLLMLNDKLAGDMKTEDGTELRSLHTLAELYLDTGRERECAELLLETERAQDLGADLNFLLGKALGKLERYPESEERLNRAVQSTEDQPLKQADILKLRGLIRIALERFDDARSDLKRVLTLKPSDPEALYRFGESLRMQGQYEEALQLLNHALELSAQWYYHSARGDCFYSLKRYPEALLDYLRVIQYDRTLTEAWFRAGYCFLRIGDYAHALEYLGEAKGRGFPEAIDLLIAEVHFRAGDFDRAASIVERYNDERPNDYYGRVIEGDLYRAEGKNEEALERYLGAARIAPGEYLPIRLVSEMLLRLDRPGDTEKSLTLLAEHYPKRGWAYLQLIRLLALQERWEEAESAIVRYTDRIDANEQEPLVLLYGGYILFRLAEYEQAAEFFEAACKVGLRREAEEYLIRCCSALGRYEQAEALIAEALAADPDRPQLAEIGRVLERRSARKWKLLRRPREIELPAPAKPPVLPETSGEPLPDIHGF, encoded by the coding sequence ATGAACATTTGGGCGACGCTAGGCATCGAACCGACGACCGAAATCAAACGGATCAAACGGGCTTACGCCCGCAAATTGAAAGAATGCCATCCCGAAGAAAATCCGGACGGGTTCCAGCAGCTGCGCCAGTCTTACGAGGCCGCTCTGGAAGAAGCCAAGCTGCTGGCCGAACCCGATGCCAAGCCCGATCTAAGCGAACGCGAGCGGGAACGGCTGCGCAGCCCCGAACCGTCGGCGGCGCAGCCCGGACCGGAATCGCCGGTCACGCTGTTTATGCTGCGCTGCAAGAGTACGTACGCGGACATCGCCAAGCGGATCGAGCCGGACATCTGGCAGGAACTGCTCGACGACGAGCTGTTCTGGCCGATCGAGACGCGCGAACGGATCGGACAGGAACTGTTCGGCTTTTTGCTGGGTCATCCGTTCCTGCCCAAACAAGTGCTGCATCTGCTCGACGGGCATTTCGAATGGACGCTGAGCGAACGCCGGCTGCAGGATCAATACGGCCAGGCCGAAGTCTCGCTGCTGCTGGAACGGTTCAATACGTTCTGGGAACTGCGCTACGATCGTCTGGAGACCGACGAACCGTACGATTACGACGCTTTTCTGCGCTTTCGCGAACAGGCGCATTACGCGCTGGTGCTGAACGATCTGGAATTGGCGGAGAAAGCGCTCAAAGGCGCGGCCCAGCTGAACAACCGGGAGCCGGATTGCCTGCGCCTGATCGCGCTGTTCTACCTGCGGCAGGATCAGGCGGAATCGGCGCTGCAGGTGCTCGATCAATGGTTGAAGGAAGAACCGCACGAACCCGAAGTCCGGCTCATGCGCGGCGACGCGCGGCTGCGCCGGCAGGAATGGGCCGAAGCGCTGGCCGAATACGAAGCGCTGCTCGAACTGCTGCCCGGCAGCATCCATGCGCTGAGCGGAATCGCGGCCTGCCGCGAAGCGCTCGGACAGTCATGGGAAGCCAAAAAAGCATACGAAGAACTGTGTGCGCGCTATCCGGAAGACCTGGACGCCCAGATCCGGCTGCTGATGCTCAACGACAAGCTGGCCGGAGACATGAAGACGGAAGACGGAACCGAACTGCGCAGCCTGCATACGCTTGCCGAACTGTATCTCGATACCGGCAGAGAGCGGGAATGCGCCGAACTGCTGCTTGAGACGGAACGCGCCCAAGACCTCGGGGCGGACCTGAATTTTCTGCTCGGCAAAGCGCTAGGCAAGCTGGAGCGCTACCCCGAAAGCGAAGAACGATTGAACCGCGCCGTACAATCCACGGAAGACCAACCGCTCAAGCAGGCGGACATCCTCAAGCTGCGCGGACTGATCCGCATCGCGCTCGAACGGTTCGACGATGCCCGCTCGGACCTCAAGCGGGTACTGACGCTCAAGCCGTCCGATCCCGAAGCCCTGTACCGCTTCGGCGAGTCGCTGCGCATGCAGGGCCAGTACGAGGAAGCGCTGCAGCTGCTGAACCATGCGCTTGAGCTGTCCGCCCAGTGGTATTACCATTCTGCCCGCGGCGACTGCTTCTATTCGTTGAAACGATACCCGGAAGCGCTGCTCGACTATTTGCGGGTCATCCAGTACGACCGGACGCTGACCGAAGCCTGGTTCCGCGCCGGCTACTGTTTCCTGCGCATCGGCGACTACGCCCACGCGCTCGAATACCTCGGCGAAGCCAAAGGCCGCGGATTCCCCGAAGCGATCGATCTGCTGATCGCCGAAGTGCATTTCCGGGCGGGCGATTTCGACCGCGCCGCCTCGATCGTCGAACGTTATAACGACGAGCGGCCGAACGATTATTACGGCCGGGTGATCGAAGGCGACCTGTATCGGGCCGAAGGCAAAAACGAAGAAGCGTTGGAGCGGTATCTCGGAGCGGCCCGGATCGCGCCGGGCGAATATTTGCCGATCCGGCTCGTGTCGGAGATGCTGCTGCGCCTGGACCGGCCGGGCGATACGGAGAAAAGCCTGACGCTGCTGGCGGAGCATTATCCGAAGCGCGGCTGGGCGTACCTCCAGTTGATTCGCCTGCTGGCCTTGCAGGAACGGTGGGAAGAAGCGGAGTCGGCGATCGTCCGGTACACCGACCGCATCGACGCGAACGAGCAGGAACCGCTCGTTCTGCTGTACGGCGGGTATATCCTGTTCCGGCTTGCCGAGTACGAACAGGCGGCGGAATTTTTCGAAGCGGCCTGCAAAGTGGGGCTGCGGCGGGAAGCGGAAGAGTATCTGATTCGCTGCTGCTCGGCGCTCGGCCGTTATGAACAGGCGGAAGCGCTGATCGCCGAAGCGCTGGCCGCCGACCCCGACCGTCCGCAGCTTGCCGAGATCGGCCGGGTGCTGGAACGCCGCTCGGCGCGCAAATGGAAGCTGCTGCGCCGCCCGAGAGAGATCGAGCTGCCGGCTCCGGCGAAGCCTCCCGTGCTGCCCGAGACCTCGGGCGAACCGCTGCCGGACATTCACGGTTTTTGA
- a CDS encoding DUF1266 domain-containing protein, whose translation MGTLRIRENDEQTMRAFAMGAVLFQMNGLLEQTGFAWPAARKEELRKLLAHTWSVSDEETLERHLNWLWEEGGQASYSKTESFLGALSFRDREHYFERLNGNAALYNHARLVQMYAGKLPRAGIAAWDLGQYVFICRTAHSAGWLEAERALELAAAASRRAQALYGDWTQYAIAYLAGRQIWTNQPSAEAAKPYIDCVSKLLTNSRSLWRRLPWDLPLGEQADVMRNPLGAAGVLE comes from the coding sequence ATGGGAACGCTGCGCATACGGGAAAACGACGAACAGACCATGCGTGCGTTTGCGATGGGAGCCGTTCTGTTCCAGATGAACGGCCTGCTCGAACAGACCGGCTTCGCCTGGCCGGCAGCGCGCAAGGAAGAACTGCGCAAACTGCTGGCGCATACGTGGTCCGTCAGCGACGAAGAAACGCTGGAGCGGCATTTGAACTGGCTGTGGGAAGAAGGCGGGCAAGCGTCTTACTCCAAAACGGAATCTTTTCTGGGCGCGCTGTCGTTTCGCGATCGGGAGCATTACTTCGAGCGCCTGAACGGCAACGCCGCTCTCTATAACCACGCCCGCCTCGTGCAGATGTACGCCGGCAAACTTCCCCGCGCGGGCATCGCCGCCTGGGATCTGGGCCAATACGTCTTCATCTGCCGGACCGCCCATTCGGCCGGATGGCTCGAAGCGGAACGCGCGCTGGAGCTGGCCGCGGCGGCTTCGCGCCGCGCGCAGGCGCTGTACGGCGATTGGACGCAATACGCGATCGCGTATTTGGCCGGCCGTCAGATCTGGACCAACCAGCCGTCGGCGGAAGCGGCCAAGCCGTATATCGACTGCGTGTCGAAACTGCTGACGAATTCGCGCAGCCTGTGGCGGCGTCTGCCGTGGGATCTGCCGCTCGGCGAGCAAGCCGACGTGATGCGCAATCCGCTCGGCGCCGCCGGCGTCTTGGAGTAA
- a CDS encoding molecular chaperone HscC has protein sequence MPIIGIDLGTTNSLASFRTEEGSTLIPNALGNVLTPSVVGVDDNGQILVGEIARERLVTHPERTAAIFKRYIGTDRRYKLGEHEFSPEDLSAFILRSLKQDAEAFLGEPIEEAVISVPAYFNDIQRRATKRAGELAGLRVERLINEPTAAAVAYGLHLEQEESQFLVFDLGGGTFDVSILDMFEGVMEVKSVAGDAFLGGEDFTDMLIDRFLEHVQLDKDRLDNRTMAALRKQAEQGKRLLTMQQDAKLACTVDGEAYEWTIDRNLFDHLSKPLLNRLRHPVERALKDASLSPRELNEIVLVGGATRMPLIYSFAARLFGRLPAARIHPDETVAIGAGIVAAMKERREELKEVVLTDVCPYTLGTMVTVKNGDGGYDSGHFFPIIERHTVIPASRVERFYTVTDEQKTIRIEIFQGENRLTRNNIKLGQLEIPVPGGRAGEQAVDIRFTYDINGILEVEVTTLSTSETHRLLIREDASGMSMEEVETRFLQLEAIKIHPRDKSENRLLLARGDRIYEEALGSVRTRIAGALRRFETVLTRQDEREIRKEAGMLKELLELAEKQPEE, from the coding sequence TTGCCGATTATCGGAATTGATTTGGGAACGACCAACAGCTTGGCCTCTTTTCGAACGGAAGAAGGCAGCACGCTTATTCCGAATGCGCTGGGTAACGTGCTGACGCCGTCCGTCGTCGGCGTGGACGACAACGGACAGATTCTGGTCGGGGAAATCGCGAGGGAACGGCTCGTTACGCATCCGGAGCGAACCGCCGCGATTTTCAAGCGATACATAGGAACGGACCGGCGGTACAAACTGGGCGAGCACGAATTTTCGCCGGAAGACCTGTCGGCTTTTATTCTGCGTTCGCTGAAGCAGGACGCGGAAGCCTTTTTGGGCGAGCCGATCGAAGAAGCGGTGATCAGCGTGCCCGCTTATTTTAACGATATTCAGCGCCGGGCGACGAAGCGGGCGGGAGAACTTGCCGGACTGCGCGTCGAGCGGCTGATCAACGAGCCGACGGCGGCCGCCGTCGCTTACGGGCTGCATCTGGAGCAGGAAGAAAGCCAGTTTCTCGTCTTCGACCTCGGCGGAGGCACGTTCGACGTGTCGATCCTCGACATGTTCGAAGGCGTCATGGAAGTGAAATCGGTCGCCGGAGACGCTTTTCTCGGCGGCGAAGATTTTACGGATATGCTGATCGACCGTTTTCTCGAACATGTCCAACTGGACAAAGACCGTCTCGACAACCGCACGATGGCGGCGCTGCGCAAGCAGGCCGAGCAGGGCAAGCGCCTGCTGACGATGCAGCAGGACGCGAAGCTTGCGTGCACCGTCGACGGCGAAGCCTACGAATGGACGATCGACCGCAATTTGTTCGACCATCTGTCGAAGCCGCTGCTGAACCGCCTGCGCCATCCGGTGGAGCGGGCGCTCAAAGACGCTTCGCTCAGCCCGCGCGAACTGAACGAGATTGTGCTGGTCGGCGGAGCGACGCGCATGCCTTTGATATATTCGTTCGCCGCGCGCCTGTTCGGGCGCCTGCCGGCGGCCCGTATCCATCCCGACGAGACCGTCGCGATCGGCGCGGGCATCGTGGCCGCAATGAAAGAGCGCCGCGAAGAATTAAAAGAAGTCGTCTTGACCGACGTCTGCCCGTATACGCTCGGCACGATGGTCACGGTCAAAAACGGCGACGGCGGCTACGACAGCGGACATTTTTTCCCGATTATCGAACGCCATACGGTCATCCCGGCGAGCCGGGTCGAACGTTTCTATACGGTCACGGACGAGCAGAAGACGATCCGGATCGAAATTTTCCAGGGCGAGAACCGTCTGACCCGCAACAACATCAAGCTCGGCCAGCTGGAGATTCCCGTGCCGGGCGGCCGGGCGGGCGAGCAGGCCGTCGATATCCGCTTCACCTACGATATCAACGGCATTCTGGAAGTGGAAGTGACGACGCTGTCCACGAGCGAGACGCATCGGCTGCTTATTCGCGAAGACGCGAGCGGCATGTCGATGGAAGAAGTCGAGACGCGGTTCCTGCAGCTGGAAGCGATCAAGATCCATCCGCGCGACAAATCCGAGAACCGGCTGCTGCTGGCCCGGGGAGACCGGATCTACGAAGAAGCGCTCGGCAGCGTGCGTACGCGGATCGCCGGCGCGCTTCGGCGGTTCGAGACGGTGCTGACGCGGCAGGACGAACGGGAAATTCGCAAGGAAGCGGGCATGCTCAAAGAACTGCTGGAACTGGCGGAGAAGCAGCCGGAGGAATGA
- a CDS encoding DUF3243 domain-containing protein — protein MSEIEDQKHAVTKDGEVHTDKIEQTIDRIGDDKKDKILQDFDEFKQYLHKRIKIGESIGLGEEQLAKVAEKVADYLAANEAPRNSEEKLLQELWKVGDKEERHKLAHLLVRLAQSS, from the coding sequence ATGAGTGAAATCGAAGATCAGAAGCACGCGGTAACGAAAGACGGAGAGGTACACACCGATAAGATCGAGCAAACGATCGACCGTATCGGAGATGACAAAAAAGACAAAATTTTACAAGATTTTGACGAGTTCAAGCAGTATCTGCACAAACGTATCAAGATCGGCGAAAGCATCGGTCTTGGCGAAGAACAGCTTGCCAAAGTCGCCGAGAAGGTAGCCGATTATCTGGCCGCCAACGAAGCGCCGCGCAACAGCGAAGAAAAGCTGCTTCAGGAACTGTGGAAAGTCGGCGACAAAGAAGAACGCCACAAGTTGGCCCACCTTCTCGTGCGTCTGGCCCAATCGTCCTGA
- a CDS encoding cellulase family glycosylhydrolase has product MPNRSFRKGLCLMLACLLVAAIAACAGAGAPVSAKESQNRPQKPKAETSNSRKPASVGKTVSAAAASFVGTHGQLAVRSGKLTDAAGKPVQLKGMSSHGIQWYGDYVNESSMKWLRDDWGLNVFRVAMYTDSGGYISNPALKNKVKEAVDAAVKLGVYVIIDWHILADGDPNRYKTQSKAFFKEMAQTYGDTPNVIYEIANEPNGNVNWKTHIKPYAEEVIRVIRAEDPDNPIIVGTGTWSQDIQDAAASPLADANVLYAVHFYAGTHGAWLRDRIDAAMNKGLAVFVSEWGTSDASGGGGPYLTAAKEWTDFMADRGIGWANWSLADKQEASAALAPGAGVTGGWTQAQLSASGKFVREEMRRGASVGMGGTAPAVQVPGPVTGLRAAAGSNRVSLTWTAVSGADTYLVKRAEGGGSYAILQKGIAGTSYADPTAVNGKTYRYKVGAVNAKGAGADSAEVSAKPAASGGSPSVPTPVTPTPPAGGGTKSLVLLQRSLDDNPSDNALRPVFNIRNAGSAAVPLKNVKVRYYYTNEGTGAQQYFCDWAQLGASNVKAVFGKTPGAPAGATDYVELGFASGTLAAKSETGEIQSRIHRSDWGAYNEKNDYSYKAGSAGFGEWDRTVVYVNGEAVYGIEP; this is encoded by the coding sequence ATGCCAAATCGCTCATTTCGAAAAGGCCTGTGCCTGATGCTCGCCTGTCTGCTGGTCGCGGCGATCGCCGCCTGCGCCGGTGCGGGAGCTCCGGTCTCCGCCAAGGAATCGCAAAATCGGCCGCAAAAGCCCAAAGCGGAAACTTCCAACTCTCGCAAGCCCGCGTCCGTCGGCAAAACCGTGTCGGCTGCGGCGGCTTCTTTTGTCGGCACCCATGGCCAACTCGCGGTGCGCAGCGGCAAATTGACCGACGCCGCCGGCAAGCCCGTGCAGTTGAAAGGCATGAGTTCGCACGGTATTCAGTGGTACGGCGATTACGTGAACGAATCCAGCATGAAATGGCTGCGCGACGACTGGGGATTGAACGTGTTCCGCGTCGCCATGTATACGGACTCGGGCGGGTACATCTCGAATCCGGCACTGAAAAACAAAGTCAAAGAAGCGGTCGATGCCGCGGTCAAACTCGGCGTGTACGTGATTATCGACTGGCATATTTTGGCCGACGGGGATCCGAACCGATACAAGACGCAGTCCAAAGCTTTTTTCAAAGAAATGGCGCAGACGTACGGCGACACGCCGAACGTGATCTACGAGATCGCGAACGAACCGAACGGGAACGTCAACTGGAAGACCCATATCAAACCTTACGCTGAAGAAGTGATCCGGGTCATCCGGGCGGAAGACCCGGACAATCCGATCATCGTCGGGACCGGTACGTGGAGTCAGGATATTCAGGACGCGGCGGCTTCGCCGCTTGCCGACGCCAACGTGCTGTACGCGGTGCATTTCTACGCGGGTACGCACGGAGCGTGGCTGCGCGACCGGATCGACGCGGCCATGAATAAGGGCCTGGCCGTGTTCGTCAGCGAATGGGGGACGAGCGACGCTTCGGGCGGCGGCGGACCTTACCTGACGGCGGCCAAAGAATGGACCGATTTCATGGCGGATCGGGGCATCGGCTGGGCCAACTGGTCGCTCGCGGACAAGCAGGAAGCTTCGGCCGCTCTCGCTCCGGGAGCGGGCGTTACCGGAGGCTGGACACAGGCGCAGCTCAGCGCATCCGGCAAATTCGTCCGCGAAGAGATGCGCCGGGGAGCGTCCGTCGGTATGGGCGGTACGGCGCCGGCCGTTCAAGTGCCGGGGCCGGTTACCGGACTGCGGGCTGCGGCCGGCAGCAACCGGGTGTCGTTGACGTGGACAGCCGTATCGGGCGCGGACACGTACCTCGTCAAGCGGGCCGAAGGCGGCGGCAGTTACGCGATCTTGCAAAAAGGGATCGCCGGCACGTCGTATGCCGATCCGACCGCCGTCAACGGCAAAACGTACCGCTACAAAGTCGGCGCGGTCAACGCAAAAGGCGCGGGAGCCGATTCGGCGGAAGTATCCGCGAAGCCGGCCGCATCGGGCGGCAGTCCGTCCGTGCCGACGCCGGTTACGCCGACGCCGCCTGCGGGCGGCGGTACGAAATCTCTGGTGCTGCTGCAGCGCAGCCTGGACGATAACCCGTCGGACAACGCGCTGCGTCCCGTATTCAATATCCGCAACGCCGGCTCGGCGGCCGTGCCGCTAAAAAATGTCAAAGTTCGTTACTATTATACGAACGAAGGCACAGGCGCGCAGCAGTATTTCTGCGACTGGGCGCAGCTAGGCGCTTCGAACGTCAAAGCCGTCTTCGGCAAAACGCCGGGTGCTCCGGCGGGTGCGACCGATTACGTGGAACTTGGTTTTGCGTCCGGCACCCTTGCGGCCAAAAGCGAGACGGGCGAAATTCAGTCGCGTATTCATCGAAGCGACTGGGGCGCCTATAACGAAAAGAACGATTATTCGTACAAAGCGGGATCTGCCGGGTTCGGGGAGTGGGACCGGACGGTCGTGTACGTGAACGGCGAAGCGGTCTACGGCATCGAGCCGTAA